Part of the Miscanthus floridulus cultivar M001 unplaced genomic scaffold, ASM1932011v1 fs_166_2_3, whole genome shotgun sequence genome, TTAAATGTAGGTCGTGTTAGACCCGTATAGAAAAAAAATgtacaacatgtgtatgtgtgcaTATAGCTGTTCTAAGATGGCTTACATTAAGCATTGTTTCGTCCCCATGAATTGAGAGAAATTAAAAGTAATTTAGTAAGTGTAAAACATACAGTAACATAATCGAAGGCAAATCTACTGTGGCAGCGAAAATATTGCTCGTCCAGTTCCCGGACGAGTCTTCTCTGCAGGACCGCAGGTGCAGAGGGACTGACAGGTGGGCCTGATGGAGAGGATTTCCTTCGTTCCCGAGTTCCCAAACTGGGTATACGCACGCCGTGCGCGGCCACCGCGCAGCGTCACGATCTCATATTCTCATCGCTTGCTCGCCTCGACCTCCGTCTCGAAGCGGCCCTCCTCCCTCgccggacgacggcggcggccgtcTAACACAGCCGTGGAGGAACCGCCCCCTTGATCGGGCCGCTGGCCATGGTGCATAGCGCGTATGATGCTGTCGAGCTGGTGGCCGACGTGCCGGGCCACATCGAGGCCGTAGCCTCCCACGCTGGGAAGCTCCTCGTCGCGGTTTCCGACACCGAAGGCTTCCTCTGGGGCTCCGACTGCTCCCTGCGCATCTACTCCGCTCCTTCCCCCTcctccgacggcggcggcgagatcCGGTGGGACGGGCCCTACGCGCTGGAGCGGCAGGAGCCGCGGTTCTGGCGGCGCCCGCCCTTAGCCATGGAGGTCAGCACCAGTCGCGACCTCCTGATCTCGCTCTCCGAGTGGGTCGCGCTCCACCGCCTCCCCGGGCTCGAGACCGTCGCCGTCGTCTCTAGCAAGACAAAGGGGGCCAACGTGTTTGCCTGGGACGAGCGGCGGGGCTTCCTTGCCGTCGGTCGACAGAAGCGACTGACCGTCTTCCGCCTCGACAGTGAGAACTCATTTGCATTGCCTATTTGTTTGTTACTACTACGATTCCAGTTTATTTTTTTCTCCCATGGGGTTGACCATGCGATCGGTTTAGGTTTGGTAGAATTCCAATTGGAGGATTGGAAGTGGGAATATGTTGGGTTGTGGAGTGCGAATGTCAGATCGATTGTGTTTGCTTAAGAGTCTGTGTACTGCACAGCCATGTGTTTTATAcaatttcaacacatgaatttttttgcaccccaagattaagatccaacagccttcattcttcttctacctctagccttctTCTATCTTAagacaatcacaagatcacagatctaCATATCACAAATCACATATCACagaaaacaattttttttaaatgaaagGACAAAATACAGAGGCCGGTTCCCTGCCCGTTCGTGAATAAGAAATACACGTGTGCTGGACTGCTGGTGCACTGCTGCGTCGCAAATACACGTGTGCTGCCCGTTCGCGTCGCGTCATGGGTCCCCTGGCCGGTGCTGGTGCACTGCTGCGCGATAAGAAAGCGCACTGCCTGGACGCAGATCTAACGACGCAGACAAACCGAGGCAATAATCCGGTGGactaaaatccatgtgtttttttgatgataaaacacacgtgtgttgtatagcatttctgttgcTTAAAGAGGTATAAAACTGGCACAAAATCGAGTAGTTAATCTGTTTAAGTTTAAAAACTGTATTGAGAGTTTTGAACTTCACATTGATCGGTCAAATTTTCTATTCAGAGATATACCATGGTAGTATTCAGTAACTCTTTTCATCTCTAGTCAGTCTTCACGCGCCTACATGCTGAGCCCATTAAAACCCTGGTACACTGTTGTTGAAATTCTTTTTTTTTAGATTTAGTGGCATTGGTATTATCTATGCTTAGCCTGATCTAGTTCTTCAATAGGTATGGTTTCCCTGTTCCACCTTATTAAAACGTGTGCCTGTCATAATTGTGAGAACAGAATATGTTTCATGGAAATCCGTCTCTTTCAGAACTTTTTTCTGGCAGGCAATGTGTGACTGCATCCACATTTGTAATTTGAGAAAACTTCTGATGTGGTATACTTCATTTTCTTGAAACTAATGGTTGGTAAATGGCCTGTACatacacaaaaaaaaaacaagaagaaaAATCTAGGCATTGTCCCAATTACAGGCAGAGAACAATACATATGTTTGGTTACCAGCATTCGATGTATCAATATAAGAATAGAGGTTGCTTTGTGCCGGTATTAAAATGTTGGTTCCATATGGTACCTGTTAATGGAATTATGTAAGGTTGTATAGCAAATGTAAGCTGATAAAGATCAAAGATAAGAGATGTTCTAGACTATGGGATTTGGTTATTTCAATTATATCACTCTGACATGTCTCTGTTTGTCAGGTGGGAGAGAATTTGTTGAAGTGAAGGAATTTGGAGTGCCAGATATTTTGAAATCAATGGCCTGGTGTGGTGATAACATATGTCTTGGAATCAGGCGGGAATATATGATAATAAATAGCATGACTGGGGCACTAACAGAAGTGTTTTCTTCTGGGAGGATCGCTCCTCCTTTAGTTGTGCCTCTTCCTACTGGGGAACTGATCCTTGGCAAGGTATAATACTTCAATTTTCGTGATGCTGTGTCCAATTCCTGTCCCATTTCATAAATCTGTTAGATGGCAAATCTTTTTTTGGTTCAAAAGTGACATTATTCTATGCTTTACGAGAAGATTGGCAGATGTTCTAacaatgtacttatttccatTTTCTAATTTAAGGGGAATCTTATCTTGTGAAATTCTGAAATGTTTATGTCAAAGTTGATGTAAGACCCTTAGCTTTCATGTACTAAGATTGCATTGCTACTAGTGAGAAAATTTTCCAATATATCAGTGCAAATATGATACGGACTGAAATAGTTTTTATATGAATCTCTTTTGAAGCCATTGAGATTCCCAACACTTAACTAGCTTCTTGAAGAATTcctgttttctttcttgtttatTTTCAGTTAGTTTTTTATAGTACTGTATGTTTATTTAGGATAACATTGGGGTATTCGTTGATCAAAATGGCAAACTTATTCAAGACGGCAGAATAATTTGGTCAGACACACCAGCTTCTGTCGTTATACATAGACCATATGCTGTGGCACGCCTGCCACGGCATGTTGAGGTGAGTGATTACTATCTACCTATCTGGTATATTCAGTGGTAAGTATAGTATCATAGTAATAAGTTTCATGACTTGATACTATTTCAGATACGCTCTCTTAGGGCCCCCAATGCATTGGTTCAGACAGTTGTGCTCCGTGATGTTCAAAAGCTTGTCCAAACTGACAACTGTATACTTGCTGCGCTATCTAACTCTGTTCATGGTTTGTTGCCCGTTCCTATTGGCGCTCAGGTATTCTTGTCCAGTTTATTAATTATGATATGATGATTGTGTTGGTGCC contains:
- the LOC136530628 gene encoding vacuolar sorting protein 39-like, which gives rise to MVHSAYDAVELVADVPGHIEAVASHAGKLLVAVSDTEGFLWGSDCSLRIYSAPSPSSDGGGEIRWDGPYALERQEPRFWRRPPLAMEVSTSRDLLISLSEWVALHRLPGLETVAVVSSKTKGANVFAWDERRGFLAVGRQKRLTVFRLDSGREFVEVKEFGVPDILKSMAWCGDNICLGIRREYMIINSMTGALTEVFSSGRIAPPLVVPLPTGELILGKDNIGVFVDQNGKLIQDGRIIWSDTPASVVIHRPYAVARLPRHVEIRSLRAPNALVQTVVLRDVQKLVQTDNCILAALSNSVHGLLPVPIGAQIVQLTASGEFDEALALCKLLPPEDSNLRAAKESSIHI